A region from the Drosophila ananassae strain 14024-0371.13 chromosome 2L, ASM1763931v2, whole genome shotgun sequence genome encodes:
- the LOC6506016 gene encoding transcription factor kayak isoform X3 has protein sequence MKVKVERTTKKAAITKATAPEDSKIPKPGDPEEVEMEEEEEEEEELKDSGEEELDELKEAQQLAEQLSGQMDFLTTDLTATTKLATPAATPTTAAVRNLIL, from the coding sequence ATGAAAGTTAAAGTCGAAcgcacaacaaaaaaagccGCCATAACAAAGGCAACCGCACCGGAAGATTCCAAGATCCCCAAACCCGGTGACCCCGAGGAGGTGGagatggaggaggaggaggaggaggaggaggagctgaaAGACTCTGGCGAGGAGGAGCTGGACGAGCTGAAGGAAGCCCAGCAGTTGGCGGAACAGTTGTCGGGACAAATGGACTTTCTGACAACCGATCTAACCGCAACAACAAAGCtagcaacaccagcagcaacaccaacaacggCCGCCGTTCGCAATCTTATC